The following DNA comes from Verrucomicrobiota bacterium.
GGCTGCGATAATTGTAACGGCACTGGTTACCGCGGACGCGCCGGTATTTTTGAAATATTTGTCATTAATGATGATATCCGCCGGATGATTTACGAGCGTTCCACCGTCAGCTCCATCCGCCAAAGGGCCCGCGAACTGGGCATGCGCACATTACGCGAGGACGGCATGAGAAAAGTGCTCGCGGGTATGACCACCCCGGAAGAGGTCTTAAGCATTACCGTGGGGGATAAAGAATAACCATGGCTGTCCCGATTGAACAACTTTTGGACTTCATCATCGAGCAAGGCGGCTCGGACCTGCACCTGAGCGTGAATTTCCCCCCGGCCTGCCGGTTAAACGGGGAGATCACTCCTTTGGACCTGCCCCCGCTGACACCCGAGGACACCGAAGAGATCATGCGCTCGATTACCTCCGACGACCGCCAGCAAAAACTCCGCGAGATGGGCAGCGTCGATTTCGGATTTGCTTACGGGGAGGCGTCGCGATTCCGCGTGAATGTCTTCCGCCAAAAAGGTAATCTGAGTCTCGTACTCCGCCAGATTCCGACAAAATTCCTCGACATGGATATGATCGGCCTGCCCCCTCAGATCAAAAACCTCCTTTTTACCCCGCGCGGACTTATCCTCGTCACTGGCCCGACGGGTTCAGGAAAGTCAACGACTCTGGCAAGCATGATTAATTATATTAATGAAAATGTGCGCGGCCATATCCTGACTATTGAAGACCCGATCGAGTACTTTCATCCCCATAAACAATCGATCGTTAACCAGCGGGAAATCGGCGTGGATTGCCCGAGCTTTTCCGAAGGCCTCCGCCGGGCGCTCCGCGAAGATCCCGACGTGATCCTCGTAGGGGAAATGCGCGACTTAGAGACGATGGAGGCTGCCATTAATGCCGCCGAGACTGGCCACCTCGTTTTTGCCACACTCCACACCACGGGAGCTTCCCGCACTGTGGACAGGATCGTCGGGGCATTCCCGACCGACCAGCAAGATCAAATCCGCATCCAGCTCTCGGGAAATCTTAAAGCCGTTATTTCCCAAGTCCTCCTGCGCCGCCAAGACGGCAAAGGCCGCATCGCCGGACTAGAAATCATGGTGCAAACCGATGCGATCGCGAATAAAATCCGGGATAATAAAACATTCGCGCTCTATTCAGATTTGCAAACCGGGAGCAAGCTCGGCATGTGGACACTGGATTCACACTTAGTTCATTTACTCCGCCAAGGCATTATCGATATGAATACGGTCATGACCATGAGCCAAAGACCCGAGGACTTGAAGCAACTCCTCAAGGAATAGG
Coding sequences within:
- a CDS encoding type II/IV secretion system protein, whose translation is GCDNCNGTGYRGRAGIFEIFVINDDIRRMIYERSTVSSIRQRARELGMRTLREDGMRKVLAGMTTPEEVLSITVGDKE
- a CDS encoding type IV pilus twitching motility protein PilT, whose protein sequence is MAVPIEQLLDFIIEQGGSDLHLSVNFPPACRLNGEITPLDLPPLTPEDTEEIMRSITSDDRQQKLREMGSVDFGFAYGEASRFRVNVFRQKGNLSLVLRQIPTKFLDMDMIGLPPQIKNLLFTPRGLILVTGPTGSGKSTTLASMINYINENVRGHILTIEDPIEYFHPHKQSIVNQREIGVDCPSFSEGLRRALREDPDVILVGEMRDLETMEAAINAAETGHLVFATLHTTGASRTVDRIVGAFPTDQQDQIRIQLSGNLKAVISQVLLRRQDGKGRIAGLEIMVQTDAIANKIRDNKTFALYSDLQTGSKLGMWTLDSHLVHLLRQGIIDMNTVMTMSQRPEDLKQLLKE